A window of Dehalococcoidia bacterium contains these coding sequences:
- the hpt gene encoding hypoxanthine phosphoribosyltransferase: protein MAKQDTESGVDAPGVAPEAGAAPVAAPPPRSAVESPFAHPSEAQFARLLDFYGVQWQYEPRSFPLRREGERVVEAFTPDFYLPAFDLYVELTTLRQSLVTYKNRKLRRLRELYPEINIKLLYRRDYLRLLERFGIDPRHSSVLPPVARVLVSQAEVQRRVAELGASITRDFAGSRPVLVGVLRSVVCFMADLMRAIELPITVDFLALSSYDEHDEQHDRLRVTKDLDEDIRGQRVIVVEDVVDTGISLHRLLQYLAERGPADVSVCALLDKRARRLANVTLDYVGFEIGDEFAVGYGLDYRQEFRNLPYIGVVRSEGMS, encoded by the coding sequence GCCGCGGTCCGCTGTCGAATCGCCCTTCGCCCATCCCAGCGAGGCGCAGTTCGCCCGCCTGCTCGACTTCTACGGGGTGCAATGGCAGTACGAGCCGCGCTCCTTCCCGCTGCGCCGTGAAGGGGAGCGCGTGGTCGAGGCGTTCACGCCCGACTTCTATCTGCCGGCCTTCGACCTTTACGTTGAGCTGACAACGCTGCGCCAGAGCCTCGTCACCTACAAGAACCGCAAGCTGCGCCGCCTGCGCGAGCTGTACCCGGAGATCAACATCAAGCTGCTCTACCGGCGCGACTACCTGCGCCTGTTGGAGCGCTTCGGCATCGACCCGCGCCACAGCAGCGTGCTGCCGCCGGTGGCGCGCGTGCTCGTCTCGCAGGCCGAGGTGCAGCGCCGCGTGGCCGAGCTTGGGGCATCGATCACGCGCGACTTCGCCGGCTCGCGGCCGGTACTCGTCGGCGTGCTGCGCAGCGTCGTCTGCTTCATGGCCGACCTGATGCGCGCGATCGAGCTGCCGATCACCGTCGATTTCCTCGCGCTCTCTTCGTACGACGAGCACGATGAGCAGCACGACCGCCTGCGCGTCACCAAGGACCTGGACGAAGACATTCGCGGCCAGCGCGTGATCGTGGTCGAGGACGTGGTCGACACGGGCATCTCGCTGCACCGTCTCTTGCAGTACCTGGCAGAGCGCGGGCCGGCGGATGTCAGCGTCTGTGCCCTGCTCGACAAGCGCGCCCGGCGCCTGGCAAACGTGACGCTGGACTACGTGGGCTTCGAGATCGGCGACGAGTTCGCCGTGGGCTACGGGCTGGATTACCGCCAGGAGTTTCGCAACTTGCCGTACATCGGCGTCGTGCGCAGCGAGGGGATGTCGTGA
- a CDS encoding SH3 domain-containing protein, whose product MKTPFKRDVEQERDAAAEAAPERLTEHAQAPRTRPQREQRLMFEASTHWARGLWIIVGMVATVIAFLVILQLLPKPGNGNPIDALTNSNTGAAANPTLAAANVTGTAVALATVTPGASPGPTGTGTPGPKFVGVSRSGSAPNVRFAPSTNNQPVGQLAPGRQVEIIGRSADNAWWQIVWDNNQKAWVAADLMSLTSGDAAQLPVVH is encoded by the coding sequence GTGAAGACGCCGTTCAAACGGGATGTGGAGCAGGAGCGGGACGCTGCCGCTGAAGCAGCACCGGAGCGGCTGACCGAGCACGCGCAGGCGCCGCGTACGCGGCCGCAGCGCGAGCAGCGGCTGATGTTCGAGGCCTCGACGCACTGGGCGCGCGGCTTGTGGATCATCGTGGGCATGGTGGCCACGGTGATTGCCTTCCTCGTGATCCTGCAGCTCCTGCCGAAGCCGGGCAACGGCAACCCGATCGACGCGCTCACCAACTCCAACACGGGTGCGGCAGCAAACCCCACGCTCGCGGCCGCCAACGTCACGGGCACGGCCGTGGCGCTGGCCACGGTGACGCCCGGCGCCTCGCCCGGTCCCACGGGCACGGGCACGCCGGGGCCGAAGTTCGTCGGCGTGTCGCGCAGCGGCAGCGCGCCCAACGTGCGCTTCGCACCCAGCACCAACAATCAGCCCGTGGGCCAGCTCGCGCCGGGCCGGCAGGTGGAAATCATCGGCCGCAGCGCGGACAACGCCTGGTGGCAGATCGTCTGGGACAACAATCAGAAGGCCTGGGTGGCCGCGGACCTGATGAGCCTCACCAGCGGCGACGCCGCCCAGCTCCCCGTCGTGCACTGA